The genomic window GAATTCCGCTTAAGAATCCAACTTTAGGAAACCATACTCCTAATAATGTTAGCAAACCTATTATCACAATCATTATTCCAAGAGCAAAAGAAAATGTGTAAGTACCATTTATTTGATTCCATTGAACATTGTATTCTATAACTTCTCCTTCTTTATTCTGATAATTTTTATATTCCCCAGAATTATTGTAAAAAAAACTCATTACTGGACTATTCGCTACAAAAGGAACTATTCCTTCCGCTTCATAATGAAAAGCTTTCAATCCACCTATCCATGTCATAACAATAAAAATTGTAATTCTTAGAAAATTAATTAGGTGTAGTTGGCTGTCTGAAATAATTTGCAATAGTTTTTTCATAATAGATCTTCTTTTAGTTTTTTCTAATACCCAACCCTATATTCATATTTTTTATTTGTAATTATCTATATAATTAATAGTCTTTAAACAGAAATAAATATAGCGTCAAATTTTTGCAGATTTATAAAATCATACGAAGAAGTAAATACAAAGTTAAAAGCTGAGAGTAAAATGATGATAGACAACTTTTCTTTAATAGTTGTCAATTTTTCTTGATTCAATTGCCGTATTTGCAGATGAGAAGGCTGCGACTTATATTGCTAAAAAAGGTTGAATAGAACTATTCAACCTTTTTTATTTGATTTATTTAGATTTTTATCGATTCACTTTTTTATTATCCGACAAGTTATCAACATGAGGCATTTTTCCATCCCTATACTTTTCATATAGACTATAAATATCGTCTGTAACATCCGCAATAAAAGGGCCGTGTGCTATTACTTCCTCATTATGAGGCATACCTGCATATAGAATAAAATGAGTATCATCGTTAATTGACTTGAATTCGATTACACTATCTCCTATATCTTCAGTTCTATTAAACCATCCAACCTGTCCAGCTTCTATTATTTTATTTCCAATCTGAATTGAACCTTCCAAGACATACACCAATCCATTATAATTTGAAGGTAACATTTGAGTAAGCGTTTGTTTTACTTTTACTCTAAAATCAACCAATATGAAAGGTGTAATAGATGTTATTGGAGAAATCAGCCCGTTGCTCGATCCACTATACACACGAATTTCAAAATTCTCATTTTTTAATGTTGGAACATTTTCCAATAATATTCTTTGCCAAAAAGGTTCAACCCAGCGTTTTTCGGCAGGCAGTGCAAGCCAAACCTGTAGGATTCGTAAGTCTTGTTGAGACTTAATTTCTTCGCTGTGTATAATTCCACTTCCTGCGGTCAATAGCTCAAAACTACCAGTCAGCCAGTCTTTTTCATTTCCTTTAAGAACTAAAGTTAATATTTCAAATCCCGCATGAGGATGCGGTCCTCCTACAGGCTCAGTTCCGGGAAGATTAAGTTTATCGTCCATAAACAAAATGAAGGGATCTGACTCCTTATAAGATACTTTCTCTAGAATAGCAGAAGCTTTATGTCCCATACCTAAAAAGCCTTGACGCCACTTGCTTTCAGTAGTCTTTCTTATCAATCTTTCTATCATAAATATACTCTTAGGAAGTTTTTGAAACTTCAGTTCTTAAAAAACGAATGAAGAAACTTTTATCTTTAAAAAACAAACTGTTCCACCGTTTGAATTGCTTTCGGTAAAGCATTTTCGCTAACCTCCGGAATTGCAATACCTTCTACTCTAAAAACTGTTATGTCAGTTATTCCAATGAAACCTAATATATTCCGTAAATATTGTTCAGTAAGATCAAATTTTTTCATCGGACCATCTGAGTATATACCTCCAGTAGCAATCGATAGATAAACTTTTTTACCTTGAATCAATCCTTCAACTCCGTTTTCAGAATATTTGAATGTAGCGCCCACTCGTACAATTTGATCAATCCATGCCTTCAGTGAAGAAGGTATTGTAAAATTATACATAGGAACATCAATGACAATAATATCTGCATTTTTTAATTCTTCAATGGCTTCATTTGAGTATTTTACTGCTTCCTGCAGTTCTGAGGTATGGTTTTCAGTCGGTGTTATAAATGAGGCAAAATGAATTCCGTTAAAGTGAGGGATTTCGTTCTTAACTAGATTTTTAGTGCGGACACTTGAGTCAGGATGTTTCTTTTCAAGCTTTTCAATAATTGCATTCCCTAATTGAAAACTCTGAGAAGCTTCTTCTCTGAAACTTGTAATTAATCTTAAAATTTTCATATGATCTTTTTTTATTTGTGCAAATTTCCAAAATTATACTATATATTTGTTATCAATTACAAAAAGGATAGTAGTTACAAAAAGGATAGTAATATAAATTTATATTTTTTATGATAACACATACACAAGAAACTTGTTCTAAGGCAAAACTAGCCATCCACGATACTTTAGATATTGTAGGAGGAAAATGGAAGCTGATATTAATCGCAGTTCTAAGAAGTGGTAAAAGAGGTTTTAACGAATTATCAAGAGAAGCCGGTATTTCACCGAGAATACTTTCAAAAGAATTACAGGAATTAGAAATAAATGGATTGATAAGCCGCAAAGTTTGCAACACCAAACCTGTAACAGTCATCTATGAACTTACTCCGTACAGCGATACATTGGCAGACGTTCTAACAGCAATGGAAAATTGGGGCTATCAACATAGACAAAAAATTTTAGCCAATAAATAAAAACACATTTTGCCAATACTCCAACCAAATATTAATGATCGAAGTATACTTCGACCATTAATATCTATTTATCTGATAAATGGTTCACAGATATTTATACATAAAATTTTTATTTTTTCCCGAGGAATTGTTTCAATTGTCCTGCTGATTGTTCAAAAGCAGCGCGAGTAGCCGGAAGTGTTGCAAGAGCATTCAATAAACCAAAATCGTGAATCATACCGTTGTAACGTGTTGTAGTAACCTGAACACCAGCCTCATTGAGCTTCCGTCCAAAAGCTTCTCCTTCATCTCGTAAAACATCATTTTCCGCTACAATGATTAAAGTCGGTGGTAAACCGCTTAACTGTTCGGTGGTAGCCTGTAGTGGAGAAGCATGGATATCTTTCCGCTTGGATGGATCCGGAATGTAAAAATCATACATCCATTTCATTAAAGAGGTACTTAAAAAACGATCCTTTCCAAATTTCTGATATGATTCAGTTTCAAAATCAGCGTCCACTATCGGCCACATCATTACTAAGCCCTTAATCTCTGGTCCTTTCTTTTCCTTAGCCATTAAAGCGGTCACTGCAGTCATGTTACCTCCTACACTATTTCCAACTACTGCCAGATTTTTTCCATCTACATTGATTTCATCTCCATGTTCTGAAACCCATTTTGTAGCTGCATAAATCTCATTAATTGCAACAGGATACTGCGCTTCGGGCGTTCTTGTATAGTTCACAAATACTCCTGAGAACCCTGTCAAAACAACCAGATCACGAACCATTCGCTCGTGCGTAGGAAAATCACCCAAAATCCAGCCTCCGCCGTGAATAAAGATAAATACAGGCAATTTACCTGTGGCTCCTTCAGGGCGTACAATATTCAAACTTACCGTATGACCGTCCTGTGTAATGGTTTTCTCGGAAACTTCAATCCCGGAAAGATCTACTTTAACAGAGGCCTGTGCATCTACCAAAACTTGTTTAGCAGCTTTGGGTTTTAATTTTTCCAATGGTGTTCCTCCACTGTTTAATTTTACTAAAAAAGCTCTGACATCTTTATCAAGATGTGGATCAGTTGCAAAGTCTACAGGGGTTGCTTTTTTTTTATTAGTCTCAT from Chryseobacterium wanjuense includes these protein-coding regions:
- a CDS encoding DUF417 family protein; its protein translation is MKKLLQIISDSQLHLINFLRITIFIVMTWIGGLKAFHYEAEGIVPFVANSPVMSFFYNNSGEYKNYQNKEGEVIEYNVQWNQINGTYTFSFALGIMIVIIGLLTLLGVWFPKVGFLSGILIFCMSQVTLSFLITTPEAYVPNIGSEQYGFPYLAGKGRLVIKDIIMLAGGLIIASDSARKLLINSQ
- a CDS encoding pirin family protein, coding for MIERLIRKTTESKWRQGFLGMGHKASAILEKVSYKESDPFILFMDDKLNLPGTEPVGGPHPHAGFEILTLVLKGNEKDWLTGSFELLTAGSGIIHSEEIKSQQDLRILQVWLALPAEKRWVEPFWQRILLENVPTLKNENFEIRVYSGSSNGLISPITSITPFILVDFRVKVKQTLTQMLPSNYNGLVYVLEGSIQIGNKIIEAGQVGWFNRTEDIGDSVIEFKSINDDTHFILYAGMPHNEEVIAHGPFIADVTDDIYSLYEKYRDGKMPHVDNLSDNKKVNR
- a CDS encoding FMN-dependent NADH-azoreductase, with amino-acid sequence MKILRLITSFREEASQSFQLGNAIIEKLEKKHPDSSVRTKNLVKNEIPHFNGIHFASFITPTENHTSELQEAVKYSNEAIEELKNADIIVIDVPMYNFTIPSSLKAWIDQIVRVGATFKYSENGVEGLIQGKKVYLSIATGGIYSDGPMKKFDLTEQYLRNILGFIGITDITVFRVEGIAIPEVSENALPKAIQTVEQFVF
- a CDS encoding winged helix-turn-helix transcriptional regulator, translated to MITHTQETCSKAKLAIHDTLDIVGGKWKLILIAVLRSGKRGFNELSREAGISPRILSKELQELEINGLISRKVCNTKPVTVIYELTPYSDTLADVLTAMENWGYQHRQKILANK
- a CDS encoding alpha/beta hydrolase, which gives rise to MKTIITKSLTKAAFIVMAGMLINCNGSKESKSVFTNSDETNKKKATPVDFATDPHLDKDVRAFLVKLNSGGTPLEKLKPKAAKQVLVDAQASVKVDLSGIEVSEKTITQDGHTVSLNIVRPEGATGKLPVFIFIHGGGWILGDFPTHERMVRDLVVLTGFSGVFVNYTRTPEAQYPVAINEIYAATKWVSEHGDEINVDGKNLAVVGNSVGGNMTAVTALMAKEKKGPEIKGLVMMWPIVDADFETESYQKFGKDRFLSTSLMKWMYDFYIPDPSKRKDIHASPLQATTEQLSGLPPTLIIVAENDVLRDEGEAFGRKLNEAGVQVTTTRYNGMIHDFGLLNALATLPATRAAFEQSAGQLKQFLGKK